In Planctomycetia bacterium, the sequence GGGCCTGCGTGTAGCTGTCCAACTTGTCGTTTCCGGCGAGGGTCGCCTTGATGCGGCCCTCGAGCTTTTCCAGTTCCATGTTGGCGACTGTTTGGCAGTCTTCCGGAGCATACGTGTCGCCCATGGCGACCGTGGCCAACTGCTTCAGGTAGCGGCGCTGCAGGTTGCGGCGGAGGCTGCTGATGGCCGGCTTGCGGTTCGAGAACTCGCCAGCAGGCACAGTCTCGATCTCGACGAAGACTGCCTTGGTCAACCGCTCCAGCAACTCAGCGGCGGTGAAGGCGTCCTGATCGGCCGGGACCTTTAACTCCGCGTCGTGCAGACGCGTGAGCGTCAGCGATGAGAGGAGCTTGGCCAGCATCCGGTCTTGCAAGATCGCCACGACTTCGTGGGCCGGGTAGTCCGTTCGGCTGGGGACCGGGCTACCCCAGTGATCCCAACGCGTGGGGGCCAGGTAGCCGTACAACTCGGTCGGGAATTGGAACGGTTTGTCGTTGAAGACGTTGTCTTCGAGCAGCTTGAGCGCTTCGCGCTGCTTGGACGGCTCGACGACGACGAACGGCGCCTTGGCGTTCGGATCGCCGCGATGATCGCGGTTCACATACGAACCGCCGACGTACCGTGCGGCGAAGAACATCGCCTGGGCATGATTGTGCAACAGGACGCTGACCGCCTGGCGAGCACGCTCATAGCCGTCGCCTTCTTTGACGACCTTTTCTACGATGCCCGGCCACAGTTCGACGATCTGCGACGAACGCAGTTGCGCGAATCGCAACGGGTCTTTGCCCAAGTCGTAACGATTGGAGAGCGGATCGGGGTCGATGCCGCGGGTGTCTTCATCCGTGGAAAAGGCGAGACCGGCTTCGGTGCCGCGCGTGGCGATCTTTTGCAACTCGGCGACTTCGCCTTCCGTGCCGCCGGAAAGCGGCTTGTAGCCGTATTCGATGGCCCACATGTCATACGGGCCGATCGTAGTGCTGAAATAATCGCCTTGCTTCAGTTCCTTCGGCGCGAGATTGGTCGGCGTATAGTCCATGACCGAGGCAGCCAGGCCGGTGTCCTTGGTCTTGCCTGGGTCCTGCATGTCTTCGATAGCGAGCATGGTGCTGGCCTTGAAGTTGTGACGCAGCCCGAGCGTGTGGCCGACTTCGTGCATGGTCACGTCTTTGAGACCCTGCATGAACAGCTTTTCTTGCTCGGCGGCCAATTCCGGCCCGGTGAGCTTATTCATGAGCAGCGCCGAACCGAAGGCGAATTGCTGAGACATGCCGGAGTGCAGTTCGCAACGGCAGTGGAGCAGGTGCCGCAATGCAGGCGGGATTTTGGCCATTTCCGCTTCGTAGGATTTGATGTCGATCGGGCCGCCCGTCATGGCGGCGACGGTCGAGGGCGTGAACGTCTCGTATTCTTGCTTCCAGGCTTGTACCCAACTGGCGTCGAAAATGATGTCCGCATCGAGGATCTGGCCGGTGATCGGATTGATCCGGCTCGGTCCCATGGCGAAGGTCATGTTCGAAGTGATCCAGCGGATCGTGTTGTAACGCACGTCCTCCGGATCCCAGGTATCGCTTTCCTCTTGCTGGCGAACTTGAATCGCGCGATCGAAGCCGGCCTTCTCGA encodes:
- a CDS encoding zinc-dependent metalloprotease, with product MKQLQPALLAVALFAATTATPALAQNETQAQPSSQIAAGDVVAQAAAKAEAASQEKYPPYADVLKDSVAIEGAIKLHLKGDQLYAELSPGQLNKDFLVVMAIAKGLGEFPLLGGMTFGDDALWQFRKVDGNIQIVRRNIRFKANPGSPEESAVKLAFTDSILFALPIATRGPGGTVIVDLSPVFMSDLPQIGSMLPGFMFSPNKSNWADVKGFENNVEIQVAATYASGGSLQLDTIPDSRGATVNVHYSISELPQTGYKPRIADDRVGYFLTAVKDFSKAGTDDQFVRYLTRWDLQKKDSSLELSPPVRPIIFYLEKTIPVKYRKPIAEGILEWNKAFEKAGFDRAIQVRQQEESDTWDPEDVRYNTIRWITSNMTFAMGPSRINPITGQILDADIIFDASWVQAWKQEYETFTPSTVAAMTGGPIDIKSYEAEMAKIPPALRHLLHCRCELHSGMSQQFAFGSALLMNKLTGPELAAEQEKLFMQGLKDVTMHEVGHTLGLRHNFKASTMLAIEDMQDPGKTKDTGLAASVMDYTPTNLAPKELKQGDYFSTTIGPYDMWAIEYGYKPLSGGTEGEVAELQKIATRGTEAGLAFSTDEDTRGIDPDPLSNRYDLGKDPLRFAQLRSSQIVELWPGIVEKVVKEGDGYERARQAVSVLLHNHAQAMFFAARYVGGSYVNRDHRGDPNAKAPFVVVEPSKQREALKLLEDNVFNDKPFQFPTELYGYLAPTRWDHWGSPVPSRTDYPAHEVVAILQDRMLAKLLSSLTLTRLHDAELKVPADQDAFTAAELLERLTKAVFVEIETVPAGEFSNRKPAISSLRRNLQRRYLKQLATVAMGDTYAPEDCQTVANMELEKLEGRIKATLAGNDKLDSYTQAHLQDSAKRIRKVLDAQLLTFSP